From Zea mays cultivar B73 chromosome 3, Zm-B73-REFERENCE-NAM-5.0, whole genome shotgun sequence:
taagcattatTCTAATCAATTAGAGTACCTAGTAAAGTAAGGATGCCAATATTTTATACTCCCTCCATTAATGAATATATAACTAGTAGCAGCCACATACCTACTAAAATCAAGAATATCTACTGAAATCAGCCACACAGCCAGAAGCAGTCATAACCAAGAATATCTACTGAAATCAGTGGTAGATACCACAAAATAGAATTGTGGTACAATGTCAATCATATATATACCTGTAGCACTTTGGGATGATTTTGATGTCTTGCTCACCTTTAGCTATATAATCATAGAAACCATTAGTTAGAAAATATGCAATCACCATATATGAAAAAACAACAAAGAGATAGCTTATTACTCTCTTGTACGGCCATGCGATCGACATCCGATCAGCATCACCCATCTCCTCCAAATAACCATATGGGCGAGCTAGAAGGGCATCCCTTTTCAGCACAACATTCACAACAACCACACAATATTGCTTTCCTAGAGCAACTCCTCCTAGCACTGAGCTTGGATTAGTTGAAATAATTGTTCCCTTAGCCACAGGATGATCTCTCAATATGGCATATAAGATCACATCCTTTCCAATCTGAAGCAAAAAATGAAATTATAAGAATATAATTAATGTACAGAACCACTAGCAAATGAGAATTAGAAACTTTGAAGGATGGATGAAAAAATTACAAGTTCAGTGTGAAGAGGCAGACTTGCTGGGATAGCTCTAGTGTTGCCTTGACAGGGCTGCACTGCTAGGGACACATTAGTAGGGTTGCCTTGAGATAGCTGCACTACTGGGGTTGTATTGGTCGTCTTGCTAGAGGGCTACATTGTTGGGGTACCATTGATAGGGTTGCCTTTAGATGGATGTACTGCAGGGGTAACACTAACATGATTGCTGCCAAGCAAGTTTTCACCCTCATCAGAGATTTCATCCTCCACATAAGCTTCATCTTCATGAAACTGAGCAATATTATGTGTTTGATCAATATGTTGTCCAGACCTCGTGTCCTAAAATAAATATGAGGGTAATAAGTAATAAATATTCCATAGATTTCAAAATGACTCTAAGATGTTCGGCTACTTTACCGGATGGTGTCGTGTATTAGAACCATCATGCGAGATGATTTCCACATCTCTCATTTCAAGAGCCATCCTTTGCTCCTGCATTTTCTCCTCCATTTCTGCTATGCGTTGTTCTAGAGCAGCTTTCTCACGTTCAGCCTTTTTGCGGGCTAGGACTTCCATTTGGAGTCTTGTGGGTGTGTAACTTCTCAAGCCTGGGGTACCAATATCTTGGGGAGTTGGTCCTAGACCCAAAACTCGGACACGTCCTCTTGGCTCTTTCTCTCCACAAACAGCAGCAAAAGCATCACCTTCTTGAATTGTTCTTTCCTTCAACTCTGGATGGGCCTCAACATATTCTTTAAGTTTGTTCTACCCAAATTGAGTTGCAAAAGAGAAAGGTTCAGTACCTACCACTATAGGAAATAATAGCAAATGTGATGCAAAAAACACCTTACAATAAATGTCAAGTTCACAAAAACTTACAATAACTGGTTTCACAAGTCTTGTTGGAACTCCATTCTTTCTGGTATGTGTTTTGATATAGAGTTCATATCTTCGAGGAGGGCGGCCTAGTTCCTTAGACTGTAAATTGTTTTAATATTaataattgaaaatgaaaaatcatAACGTAAATTCAACAATCAAATTGCTTCAATACCATTTCATGGCCAGAGCGAGCAAAGCTCTTGCTACCAGATGTATGAAGTACCCCAACCTTTGAACGACTAAATTTGGCTTTTTTTGTCTTTCCTTCACATTCAGGAGACACCCAATATTCAGAAAGAAACTTCCAATCCTCATCACTAACCCTTCCACTATGTTTGTTCTTCATGTCCTCTTCTGTTAAATTCTCATTAAAATACTGCGCCTTTAGGGTTGACTTAAAATCCTTCCATTTCCTTCCAACAGTGGTTAAAAACCAATTAAAGGCAGCATCATCTACATCGAAGATTTTCTGATTTTCCAACCAAAAAAAGATAATCACAATTTGGTCTAATGGTCAGAAACAAATTCAACCTAAGAAACGATAATAATGTACTTGGGCAAATACCTTTAGGTCGGTCCAGACTTCATACTTCTTCTCACCATCCACTAGTCTCCAGTCAACACTGCTAACTGACAACTTCTTTCTCACATGACACCCAATAGCACTAGAAAACTTCCTTGAATTGTTTCCAATAGGTTGACCAAATTCATTCAGTTCTATCTTAATTTTTTCCATCTCAGATCCCCTTGCAAATATGTCCTCCAATTTTGTAATACCCCTTCCTTTTCTCTtcttttgtggactatgggattCTATTAATTTAAACACATTAGTTGTACTATAGCAAGGTGAAAAAGTATATGCAACAACAGAATAATTACCATCATTATCACACAGAAAATCTCCAATTGAATCACAAACAATATTTGCATCAATCTGCTCATTTGCATTCTTAGATAAATTTATTTGTGTCCTTGGACGCAAATTATGACCTTCAGTTGCAGCGCCACTGGTGTTGTGAGTTCTCTACAAGAATGAAACATGGTGTAAGTACTTTTTCTTGAGAAATGGAAGAAAGATAAGTTGTGAAAAACACGTGACATATTTGCCCTACAATGTCTCCATGGATTACCAAGGGAAAAACAAGTTGGTTTTTAGCCTAACTGATCCAAAATTATGCACAGCACAAGGTGCTCCAATTAGAATTCATATTGAACCTTTATAATTGGGACTAGGCAAGCATATTAAAATTAGTAGCCCAGGTATGCCATGCCTTTATAATCCCCTACACCACATGGCATGGCACTGGCACTGCACAATCTGTGGCCAGGGCGGCACCAGCCAGGAAGCCACGGCCTCTCATGGGCGGGGCGACACCAGCCAGGATGCCACGACCTTGGAGAGGCCGGATCCTGCTCGggcggtgttggggacttgttctcaaatgctatgaattaagaacaaggcaacataaaatgttaaatgatactgtccttcgtccatgaagcattattcctttgaggataatgagtcttggacgaaggttgatgagagtattattacgaagttgaaccttcgtaataaactttcaataaacattgtaaaataatgtaaaataaaaggtacaaaataGATGAATGAATCAGAGATGTATcatattatattcacttaatatatcgaatcattaaatacaatgatacctatgccttgacaaaggttgtattccgagagatgcgattgcaaataccagaatgcgtgaacagtaacggaatactgttcactatttataggcacaggacgcagcctgtgaggaattacaagtatgccccttataaaaacttacaacattgactcagacctttatggactaaaaggtcattctatctttaagtcggtttgtaatgccgaagctttacgaagaagaaccttcggctatattatacaaacagcttcatccgaggaccacttctttctataagaccttcggcgacgaagcatagacccaacagtagc
This genomic window contains:
- the LOC118476672 gene encoding uncharacterized protein; its protein translation is MEVLARKKAEREKAALEQRIAEMEEKMQEQRMALEMRDVEIISHDGSNTRHHPDTRSGQHIDQTHNIAQFHEDEAYVEDEISDEGENLLGSNHVSVTPAVHPSKGNPINGTPTM